The Nitrospira sp. genomic interval CCCATGACCGCGGCAGAATATGCTCCGCCCGTGGAACTTCCCGATCTGAAAGACGACCCCCATCTCAAGCTGGTCAGACCGTTGGTAGAAGCCTACCAGGCGTTTTGGCTCGCCGATAACCGCCATATCCGATCGTTGAAGCTGACGCCGTCCCAGTTCGACGTCATTGCGACGTTGGGAGATACGGATGGCATGACCTGCTCTGAGTTATCGGCCAGAACGCTTGTGACCAAGGGGACACTCACCGGCGTGCTCGACCGGCTGGCGGCCAAGGGATTGATTCGCCGTGAGTCCGTCGACAGCGATCGCCGCCAAATCAGGATTCAACTCACCGAGAAGGGCGGCGGCATCTTCCGCAGAACGTACGCCGCCCATATCGCGTTTCTGAAACCGTTTTTCGAACGGGCATTGAGCCCGAAAGAGGTCGACGACGCGCGGCGGCTGCTCCTCCGCCTTCGTGACAGCTTCAAGCGAGGAACATCCTAGACATGCGGCTGACCATTCTCGGCTCTGGCACGAATGTTCACCCGACCAGGGCCGCCGCCGGCTATCTCGTCCGTACCGACCAGACCATGCTGCTGGACTTCGGCCCCAGGACACTGTCCAATCTCCTGAAAACGGGCACCGACCGCCATCGCATCACCCACATCCTCTTCTCGCATTTTCACGCCGACCACTTTTCCGATTTCATCACCTTCTACTTTGACGCGGTGATCTATACCAAGCATGGCGGCGGATGGCGCC includes:
- a CDS encoding MarR family transcriptional regulator, whose product is MHANTHINPSSLDPMTAAEYAPPVELPDLKDDPHLKLVRPLVEAYQAFWLADNRHIRSLKLTPSQFDVIATLGDTDGMTCSELSARTLVTKGTLTGVLDRLAAKGLIRRESVDSDRRQIRIQLTEKGGGIFRRTYAAHIAFLKPFFERALSPKEVDDARRLLLRLRDSFKRGTS